The Bombus terrestris chromosome 9, iyBomTerr1.2, whole genome shotgun sequence genome contains a region encoding:
- the LOC100645413 gene encoding insulin receptor isoform X3: MKMRWLLVVVLLSTTTLLSCCQPNRVRYRTSLDDDNDEIRSRYEANYAYTNTEKATPRNGRRERNLDDSDDPFYERIVSYRSNRAIDASRSTEANAKLTQQPGQLPNLPKSNAKPIDVVHEKGRRRVTNKNVTIGDGICQSIDIRNSASGFGIMKDCRVIEGFLQIVLIENNSETDFQPITFPKLREITGYLLLYRVNGLKTLSNLFPNLEVIRGNILLTDYAFMVYEMQNLQEIGLKKLTEISRGSVRIEKNPALCYTTLDWDLIVSAGENVIKDNGEEASCPGEERFGCSHCPGGYCWTSQHCQRTERLDCHDQCLGECHGPTESECYVCKHYRHEGKCVETCPSDLYSYLSRRCVTKDECVRMNRLRRVYYVLEDGQAWRPFNGSCVTHCPDGYEDALDENNMTTCRACVNSCRKVGHGALIRHISDAQSFRGITVVKGALEFQIRNGNPNIMNELSDAFGRVEEITEYVKITHSFPITSLNFFKKLKVIKGEKLDINNASLSVLDNPNLSSLFPPGQEIRIENGRLFFHYNPKLCLSKIIQFSQMVNITNYTDLEIQPQSNGEKVACDIVNINITVKNLGPDYADLMWDSYKPPEGQQLLSYLLNYIETENQNITYEMNACGWNNTWQIVDVDIPKWNTTVSKHISNLKPYTMYAVYVKTFNARTTKFVGPVGQSRIIFFRTKSTIPSPPMNAVSTALSETEILVKWEPPLFPNGPIGYYMVSSVMIYEDENLISSRDYCNDTLDNELESEEVVPDVTVKTPVVNRVSCCSKNTNRNIITSKKFEIFCHENTTISYISPGWKDYCVYNSYNTVDNQFYELANNLSTPRPEESSRFDASKSTGNVLDKHAVTYNVSGRNNSFVIKNLRHYSRYIISIAACGVKVNESNMCSSIQYTNTRTRKRNRADDVKNVKVQVTNNTIVEVFWDLVKDPNALTVSYTIEYTNLDVKDAKKSTECIPQTGRRDTVNSYLIKNLSPGKYSLRMRSTSLAGDGNFSNVVYFSIGLSNTTPITLIAFFTFGVLSVMLVVLLIVLRHHQKRKKQERLIASVNPDYIETKYVIDEWEVPRESVEILEELGLGNFGMVYRGVYDKTTPVAIKTISKTASQREKNEFLNEASVMKNFSTFHIIKLIGVVSIENPPFVIMELMENGDLKTYLRRIRDTHLVPDACRIMRMAAEIADGMAYLESKKYVHRDLAARNCMVSKNLVCKIGDFGMARDVYETDYYKIGRKGLLPIRWMAPENLSDGVFTSDSDVWSFGVVLYEILTLAEIPYQGFSNEEVLSHVLHKGTLNIPRNCPENIQKIMEKCFKWRPNDRPTFMEIVSELEPFLGQDFYEKSFYHSMEGVESRNSGMKKPYHHAAPIRFHWGNETARWVKEFEDNVTLLDQTKAGTSRGRIFKNGFQHFGNVANMEDVPLDR, from the exons ATGAAGATGAGGTGGTTACTGGTGGTCGTGCTCCTTTCCACCACAACGCTGCTGTCCTGCTGCCAACCAAATAGAGTTCGGTACAGGACAAGCCTCGACGATGACAACGACGAGATTAGGAGCAGATACGAAGCGAATTACGCATATACGAACACCGAGAAGGCTACCCCTAGGAACGGACGTCGCGAGAGGAACCTGGACGATTCTGACGATCCGTTTTACGAGCGGATCGTTTCCTACAGAAGCAACAGGGCCATCGATGCTTCCAG GTCGACGGAAGCCAACGCAAAATTGACCCAGCAACCGGGCCAACTACCGAACCTCCCTAAATCGAACGCAAAACCAATCGACGTGGTTCACGAGAAGGGTCGACGAAGGGTCACAAACAAAAACGTGACGATTGGCGATGGAATTTGCCAGAGCATCGATATACGGAACAGCGCGTCTGGTTTCGGCATTATGAAGGATTGTCGCGTGATAGAGGGCTTTCTGCAGATCGTCCTCATCGAGAATAACTCCGAGACGGACTTTCAACCGATCACTTTTCCCAAACTTCGGGAAATCACTGGCTACCTGCTTCTCTATCGCGTGAATGGATTGAAGACTCTCAGCAATCTGTTTCCAAATCTCGAGGTGATCAGAGGCAACATCTTGCTGACCGATTACGCGTTCATGGTGTACGAGATGCAGAATCTACAGGAG ATCGGTTTGAAGAAACTTACCGAGATCTCACGGGGCAGCGTTCGGATCGAGAAGAATCCGGCGTTGTGTTACACCACCCTCGACTGGGACCTCATCGTTTCCGCGGGAGAGAATGTTATCAAGGACAACGGGGAGGAAGCCTCTTGCCCTG GCGAAGAACGGTTCG GATGTTCCCACTGTCCCGGGGGTTACTGCTGGACTTCACAGCACTGTCAGAGAACAGAAAGGCTGGATTGTCACGATCAGTGTCTGGGCGAGTGTCACGGTCCAACGGAAAGCGAATGTTACGTATGCAAGCATTATCGGCACGAGGGGAAATGCGTGGAAACCTGCCCTAGTGATCT ATACTCCTATCTCTCGAGACGCTGCGTCACGAAGGATGAGTGTGTACGAATGAATCGTCTAAGACGAGTATATTATGTCCTGGAAGATGGTCAGGCGTGGAGACCATTCAATGGATCCTGCGTGACTCATTGCCCTGACGGTTACGAGGATGCACTCGACGAGAACAAT ATGACCACGTGTCGCGCTTGCGTGAACAGCTGCCGGAAGGTCGGCCACGGAGCTCTGATCCGCCACATCTCCGACGCCCAGAGCTTCCGTGGTATAACCGTAGTGAAAGGAGCGCTGGAGTTCCAAATTCGAAATGGAAATCCGAACATAATGAACGAACTAAGCGACGCATTCGGTCGAGTCGAAGAAATTACCGAGTACGTCAAGATCACTCACTCGTTCCCCATCACCTCGTTGAATTTCTTCAAAAAGCTCAAGGTTATCAAGGGTGAGAAACTGGACATTAACAACGCCAGCCTATCCGTCTTGGACAATCCCAATCTGTCCAGCCTGTTCCCACCTGGGCAAGAAATCAGAATCGAAAATGGCCGACTCTTTTTCCATTACAATCCAAAGCTCTGTTTATCCAAAATCATACAGTTCAGTCAAATGGTGAACATCACGAACTACACCGACCTGGAAATACAGCCGCAATCGAATGGCGAGAAAGTGGCTTGCGATATAGTGAATATAAATATCACGGTTAAAAATCTGGGACCTGATTACGCGGATTTGATGTGGGATAGCTACAAGCCACCGGAAGGGCAGCAGTTGCTCAGTTACCTGTTGAATTATATTGAGACGGAAAATCAGAACATCACGTACGAGATGAACGCTTGCGGGTGGAACAACACCTGGCAGATAGTCGACGTAGATATTCCTAAATGGAACACAACGGTTTCGAAGCATATCAGCAACCTGAAACCCTACACTATGTACGCGGTGTACGTAAAGACGTTCAACGCCAGGACCACCAAGTTCGTAGGACCAGTGGGCCAGTCGAGAATCATCTTCTTCCGGACGAAGAGTACCATTCCATCGCCTCCGATGAACGCAGTATCCACTGCCTTGAGCGAGACTGAGATTCTAGTCAAGTGGGAACCGCCACTGTTCCCTAATGGGCCAATAGGATACTATATGGTCTCTAGCGTCATGATCTACGAAGACGAGAATCTAATCTCGTCCAGGGATTACTGCAACGATACGCTAGACAATGAACTGGAATCCGAGGAAGTGGTGCCGGACGTAACCGTGAAGACGCCAGTGGTAAATCGGGTTTCGTGTTGCTCGAAAAACACGAACAGGAATATCATCACGTCGAAGAAGTTCGAGATTTTCTGCCACGAGAACACGACTATCAGCTACATATCACCCGGCTGGAAGGATTATTGCGTGTACAACTCCTACAACACCGTGGACAATCAGTTCTACGAGCTGGCAAACAATCTGTCCACCCCTCGACCGGAAGAATCCAGTAGATTCGACGCATCCAAGTCCACGGGGAACGTGTTAGACAAGCACGCGGTCACGTACAACGTTAGCGGTCGAAACAATTCGTTCGTGATCAAGAATCTGCGCCATTACTCGCGCTACATCATTAGTATAGCCGCGTGCGGCGTCAAAGTCAACGAGTCGAATATGTGCTCATCGATTCAGTACACGAACACCCGAACGAGGAAGCGGAATCGTGCGGATGACGTGAAGAACGTGAAGGTGCAGGTGACCAACAACACCATCGTTGAGGTTTTTTGGGACCTGGTGAAAGATCCTAACGCCCTCACCGTTTCATACACCATCGAATACACCAACTTGGACGTGAAAGACGCGAAGAAGAGCACCGAGTGCATCCCACAAACTGGTCGAAGAGATACCGTGAACAGTTACTTGATCAAGAACCTGAGTCCTGGAAAATACAGTTTACGGATGAGGTCCACGTCGTTGGCCGGTGATGGTAACTTCTCGAACGTGGTGTATTTTTCCATAGGTCTGAGCAACACCACGCCCATCACGTTAATAGCGTTCTTCACATTTGGTGTTTTGTCTGTGATGTTGGTCGTTTTACTCATCGTTTTGAGGCATCATcagaagaggaagaaacagGAAAGACTGATCGCCAGTGTAAACCCTGATTACATAGAAACAAAGTACGTGATCGACGAGTGGGAAGTACCTAGGGAAAGCGTGGAGATCTTGGAGGAACTTGGTTTGGGCAATTTTGGTATGGTGTATAGGGGAGTGTACGACAAGACTACGCCAGTGGCCATCAAAACGATTTCGAAGACGGCTAGTCAGAGGGAGAAGAACGAGTTCCTGAACGAAGCCTCGGTAATGAAGAACTTTTCGACTTTTCACATAATTAAACTCATCGGCGTGGTATCCATCGAGAACCCCCCGTTCGTTATCATGGAATTAATGGAGAATGGAGATCTGAAGACCTATTTGCGTCGGATTCGCGACACCCATCTCGTGCCGGATGCCTGCAGAATTATGAGAATGGCAGCTGAGATAGCCGATGGTATGGCTTATTTGGAATCGAAAAAGTACGTCCACCGAGACTTAGCTGCGCGGAATTGCATGGTGTCGAAGAACTTGGTGTGCAAGATCGGTGACTTTGGCATGGCCAGAGACGTCTATGAAACGGACTACTACAAAATCGGTAGGAAAGGTCTTCTTCCAATCAGATGGATGGCACCGGAGAATCTGTCAGACGGTGTGTTTACGTCAGATTCTGACGTCTGGTCGTTCGGTGTGGTTCTCTATGAGATTTTAACTCTCGCAGAGATTCCTTACCAAGGTTTCTCTAACGAGGAAGTGCTCAGCCATGTATTGCACAAAGGGACTCTAAATATTCCACGTAATTGTCCCGAAAATATCCAGAAGATCATGGAGAAGTGTTTCAAGTGGCGACCAAACGATCGTCCCACGTTCATGGAGATCGTGTCAGAGCTGGAGCCGTTTCTTGGCCAAGATTTCTACGAAAAATCGTTCTACCACTCGATGGAAGGTGTGGAGAGCCGAAACTCGGGTATGAAGAAACCCTATCATCACGCAGCTCCTATCAGATTTCATTGG
- the LOC100645413 gene encoding insulin receptor isoform X1, protein MKMRWLLVVVLLSTTTLLSCCQPNRVRYRTSLDDDNDEIRSRYEANYAYTNTEKATPRNGRRERNLDDSDDPFYERIVSYRSNRAIDASRSTEANAKLTQQPGQLPNLPKSNAKPIDVVHEKGRRRVTNKNVTIGDGICQSIDIRNSASGFGIMKDCRVIEGFLQIVLIENNSETDFQPITFPKLREITGYLLLYRVNGLKTLSNLFPNLEVIRGNILLTDYAFMVYEMQNLQEIGLKKLTEISRGSVRIEKNPALCYTTLDWDLIVSAGENVIKDNGEEASCPGEERFGCSHCPGGYCWTSQHCQRTERLDCHDQCLGECHGPTESECYVCKHYRHEGKCVETCPSDLYSYLSRRCVTKDECVRMNRLRRVYYVLEDGQAWRPFNGSCVTHCPDGYEDALDENNIARSRKENGKMTTCRACVNSCRKVGHGALIRHISDAQSFRGITVVKGALEFQIRNGNPNIMNELSDAFGRVEEITEYVKITHSFPITSLNFFKKLKVIKGEKLDINNASLSVLDNPNLSSLFPPGQEIRIENGRLFFHYNPKLCLSKIIQFSQMVNITNYTDLEIQPQSNGEKVACDIVNINITVKNLGPDYADLMWDSYKPPEGQQLLSYLLNYIETENQNITYEMNACGWNNTWQIVDVDIPKWNTTVSKHISNLKPYTMYAVYVKTFNARTTKFVGPVGQSRIIFFRTKSTIPSPPMNAVSTALSETEILVKWEPPLFPNGPIGYYMVSSVMIYEDENLISSRDYCNDTLDNELESEEVVPDVTVKTPVVNRVSCCSKNTNRNIITSKKFEIFCHENTTISYISPGWKDYCVYNSYNTVDNQFYELANNLSTPRPEESSRFDASKSTGNVLDKHAVTYNVSGRNNSFVIKNLRHYSRYIISIAACGVKVNESNMCSSIQYTNTRTRKRNRADDVKNVKVQVTNNTIVEVFWDLVKDPNALTVSYTIEYTNLDVKDAKKSTECIPQTGRRDTVNSYLIKNLSPGKYSLRMRSTSLAGDGNFSNVVYFSIGLSNTTPITLIAFFTFGVLSVMLVVLLIVLRHHQKRKKQERLIASVNPDYIETKYVIDEWEVPRESVEILEELGLGNFGMVYRGVYDKTTPVAIKTISKTASQREKNEFLNEASVMKNFSTFHIIKLIGVVSIENPPFVIMELMENGDLKTYLRRIRDTHLVPDACRIMRMAAEIADGMAYLESKKYVHRDLAARNCMVSKNLVCKIGDFGMARDVYETDYYKIGRKGLLPIRWMAPENLSDGVFTSDSDVWSFGVVLYEILTLAEIPYQGFSNEEVLSHVLHKGTLNIPRNCPENIQKIMEKCFKWRPNDRPTFMEIVSELEPFLGQDFYEKSFYHSMEGVESRNSGMKKPYHHAAPIRFHWGNETARWVKEFEDNVTLLDQTKAGTSRGRIFKNGFQHFGNVANMEDVPLDR, encoded by the exons ATGAAGATGAGGTGGTTACTGGTGGTCGTGCTCCTTTCCACCACAACGCTGCTGTCCTGCTGCCAACCAAATAGAGTTCGGTACAGGACAAGCCTCGACGATGACAACGACGAGATTAGGAGCAGATACGAAGCGAATTACGCATATACGAACACCGAGAAGGCTACCCCTAGGAACGGACGTCGCGAGAGGAACCTGGACGATTCTGACGATCCGTTTTACGAGCGGATCGTTTCCTACAGAAGCAACAGGGCCATCGATGCTTCCAG GTCGACGGAAGCCAACGCAAAATTGACCCAGCAACCGGGCCAACTACCGAACCTCCCTAAATCGAACGCAAAACCAATCGACGTGGTTCACGAGAAGGGTCGACGAAGGGTCACAAACAAAAACGTGACGATTGGCGATGGAATTTGCCAGAGCATCGATATACGGAACAGCGCGTCTGGTTTCGGCATTATGAAGGATTGTCGCGTGATAGAGGGCTTTCTGCAGATCGTCCTCATCGAGAATAACTCCGAGACGGACTTTCAACCGATCACTTTTCCCAAACTTCGGGAAATCACTGGCTACCTGCTTCTCTATCGCGTGAATGGATTGAAGACTCTCAGCAATCTGTTTCCAAATCTCGAGGTGATCAGAGGCAACATCTTGCTGACCGATTACGCGTTCATGGTGTACGAGATGCAGAATCTACAGGAG ATCGGTTTGAAGAAACTTACCGAGATCTCACGGGGCAGCGTTCGGATCGAGAAGAATCCGGCGTTGTGTTACACCACCCTCGACTGGGACCTCATCGTTTCCGCGGGAGAGAATGTTATCAAGGACAACGGGGAGGAAGCCTCTTGCCCTG GCGAAGAACGGTTCG GATGTTCCCACTGTCCCGGGGGTTACTGCTGGACTTCACAGCACTGTCAGAGAACAGAAAGGCTGGATTGTCACGATCAGTGTCTGGGCGAGTGTCACGGTCCAACGGAAAGCGAATGTTACGTATGCAAGCATTATCGGCACGAGGGGAAATGCGTGGAAACCTGCCCTAGTGATCT ATACTCCTATCTCTCGAGACGCTGCGTCACGAAGGATGAGTGTGTACGAATGAATCGTCTAAGACGAGTATATTATGTCCTGGAAGATGGTCAGGCGTGGAGACCATTCAATGGATCCTGCGTGACTCATTGCCCTGACGGTTACGAGGATGCACTCGACGAGAACAAT ATTGCGAGATCAAGGAAGGAAAATGGGAAG ATGACCACGTGTCGCGCTTGCGTGAACAGCTGCCGGAAGGTCGGCCACGGAGCTCTGATCCGCCACATCTCCGACGCCCAGAGCTTCCGTGGTATAACCGTAGTGAAAGGAGCGCTGGAGTTCCAAATTCGAAATGGAAATCCGAACATAATGAACGAACTAAGCGACGCATTCGGTCGAGTCGAAGAAATTACCGAGTACGTCAAGATCACTCACTCGTTCCCCATCACCTCGTTGAATTTCTTCAAAAAGCTCAAGGTTATCAAGGGTGAGAAACTGGACATTAACAACGCCAGCCTATCCGTCTTGGACAATCCCAATCTGTCCAGCCTGTTCCCACCTGGGCAAGAAATCAGAATCGAAAATGGCCGACTCTTTTTCCATTACAATCCAAAGCTCTGTTTATCCAAAATCATACAGTTCAGTCAAATGGTGAACATCACGAACTACACCGACCTGGAAATACAGCCGCAATCGAATGGCGAGAAAGTGGCTTGCGATATAGTGAATATAAATATCACGGTTAAAAATCTGGGACCTGATTACGCGGATTTGATGTGGGATAGCTACAAGCCACCGGAAGGGCAGCAGTTGCTCAGTTACCTGTTGAATTATATTGAGACGGAAAATCAGAACATCACGTACGAGATGAACGCTTGCGGGTGGAACAACACCTGGCAGATAGTCGACGTAGATATTCCTAAATGGAACACAACGGTTTCGAAGCATATCAGCAACCTGAAACCCTACACTATGTACGCGGTGTACGTAAAGACGTTCAACGCCAGGACCACCAAGTTCGTAGGACCAGTGGGCCAGTCGAGAATCATCTTCTTCCGGACGAAGAGTACCATTCCATCGCCTCCGATGAACGCAGTATCCACTGCCTTGAGCGAGACTGAGATTCTAGTCAAGTGGGAACCGCCACTGTTCCCTAATGGGCCAATAGGATACTATATGGTCTCTAGCGTCATGATCTACGAAGACGAGAATCTAATCTCGTCCAGGGATTACTGCAACGATACGCTAGACAATGAACTGGAATCCGAGGAAGTGGTGCCGGACGTAACCGTGAAGACGCCAGTGGTAAATCGGGTTTCGTGTTGCTCGAAAAACACGAACAGGAATATCATCACGTCGAAGAAGTTCGAGATTTTCTGCCACGAGAACACGACTATCAGCTACATATCACCCGGCTGGAAGGATTATTGCGTGTACAACTCCTACAACACCGTGGACAATCAGTTCTACGAGCTGGCAAACAATCTGTCCACCCCTCGACCGGAAGAATCCAGTAGATTCGACGCATCCAAGTCCACGGGGAACGTGTTAGACAAGCACGCGGTCACGTACAACGTTAGCGGTCGAAACAATTCGTTCGTGATCAAGAATCTGCGCCATTACTCGCGCTACATCATTAGTATAGCCGCGTGCGGCGTCAAAGTCAACGAGTCGAATATGTGCTCATCGATTCAGTACACGAACACCCGAACGAGGAAGCGGAATCGTGCGGATGACGTGAAGAACGTGAAGGTGCAGGTGACCAACAACACCATCGTTGAGGTTTTTTGGGACCTGGTGAAAGATCCTAACGCCCTCACCGTTTCATACACCATCGAATACACCAACTTGGACGTGAAAGACGCGAAGAAGAGCACCGAGTGCATCCCACAAACTGGTCGAAGAGATACCGTGAACAGTTACTTGATCAAGAACCTGAGTCCTGGAAAATACAGTTTACGGATGAGGTCCACGTCGTTGGCCGGTGATGGTAACTTCTCGAACGTGGTGTATTTTTCCATAGGTCTGAGCAACACCACGCCCATCACGTTAATAGCGTTCTTCACATTTGGTGTTTTGTCTGTGATGTTGGTCGTTTTACTCATCGTTTTGAGGCATCATcagaagaggaagaaacagGAAAGACTGATCGCCAGTGTAAACCCTGATTACATAGAAACAAAGTACGTGATCGACGAGTGGGAAGTACCTAGGGAAAGCGTGGAGATCTTGGAGGAACTTGGTTTGGGCAATTTTGGTATGGTGTATAGGGGAGTGTACGACAAGACTACGCCAGTGGCCATCAAAACGATTTCGAAGACGGCTAGTCAGAGGGAGAAGAACGAGTTCCTGAACGAAGCCTCGGTAATGAAGAACTTTTCGACTTTTCACATAATTAAACTCATCGGCGTGGTATCCATCGAGAACCCCCCGTTCGTTATCATGGAATTAATGGAGAATGGAGATCTGAAGACCTATTTGCGTCGGATTCGCGACACCCATCTCGTGCCGGATGCCTGCAGAATTATGAGAATGGCAGCTGAGATAGCCGATGGTATGGCTTATTTGGAATCGAAAAAGTACGTCCACCGAGACTTAGCTGCGCGGAATTGCATGGTGTCGAAGAACTTGGTGTGCAAGATCGGTGACTTTGGCATGGCCAGAGACGTCTATGAAACGGACTACTACAAAATCGGTAGGAAAGGTCTTCTTCCAATCAGATGGATGGCACCGGAGAATCTGTCAGACGGTGTGTTTACGTCAGATTCTGACGTCTGGTCGTTCGGTGTGGTTCTCTATGAGATTTTAACTCTCGCAGAGATTCCTTACCAAGGTTTCTCTAACGAGGAAGTGCTCAGCCATGTATTGCACAAAGGGACTCTAAATATTCCACGTAATTGTCCCGAAAATATCCAGAAGATCATGGAGAAGTGTTTCAAGTGGCGACCAAACGATCGTCCCACGTTCATGGAGATCGTGTCAGAGCTGGAGCCGTTTCTTGGCCAAGATTTCTACGAAAAATCGTTCTACCACTCGATGGAAGGTGTGGAGAGCCGAAACTCGGGTATGAAGAAACCCTATCATCACGCAGCTCCTATCAGATTTCATTGG